The genomic stretch GCGACTGCGGTCGACATTTGCTTTGCCCAATGGCCGATCTTGTCTCCGGCAATGAACACGATCACGCCCGCCCAAACGAATGCAAACCCGATGAACTGGGACGTGCTGATGGGTTCGCCCAAGATTATCGCACCGACGATCCACTGAAGCGTCGGACCGACGTACTGCAGGATACCAATCGTTGACAGCGGGACACGCTTGGCTGCCACGGCAAACAATGCGAGCGGCGTGATCGTGACGGCGCCGCCTAGCACCAGCAGACTCCAAGTCGCCGAAGTGTACGACGACGGATCGGATTGAGAGGTGGCAATCAAGTAGATCGACGCGATCGGAAGCAACATGCCGGTTTCTAGCGTCAAGCCTTCGAATGCACCGAGCGTCGCTTTCTTCTTCAACAGTGCGTAGCTACCGAACGACAACGCCAGCGTTAAGGCAATCCACGGCATGCCGCTGCCTGCAACCGCCATCACACCGACACCGATGGCTGCCGAAACCACGGCGATTATCTGTGAACGCTTCAGTCGCTCGCCCAAGACGGCGACGCCTAGCAGCACATTGACCAACGGGTTGATGTAGTAGCCCAGGGACGCTTGTAGGACTCGGTCAGTGCCGACAGCGTACAAGAACGCAAGCCAATTGATCGCGATCATCACCGCGGCGGCTGCGTAGATCGCGATCGTCCAACGCGGATGACGTCGCCAAACCAGATGTCGCAATCTTTGTACCGAGACCGTCAGCACGGTCAAAATTGCGAACGACCATACAACTCGGTGAGCGGTCAGCTCGACAGCGGAAACGCTTCGCAGCATCCGCCAATACAGCGGAAAGAATCCCCAACAGACGTGGGCCAAGATCGCAAAGACGACGCCAACCCGATAGGATCGAAGATCGGTCGCCGAAATGTTCGCGTCGTTCAATGCATCGTCTTTGAAAAGGAATCGCGCCGAAAGCTAGCCACAGTCTCGCCGAAGTCGCGGATCAGTTGCTGGTCTGACACGATCGATCGCGAAAGAGTTCGTTTCGACTAGGCGGACTCTGGCCCCGCAATCCCATCGATGGCGGTGCGAAAGAACGTGGCGTTGCCGAAATTCCCGGATTTTAGGGCCAAGGCGACTCGCGGCGTGCCTTGCGAGTACGTCCACGGGACGCCTGGAGCGATTTCGTCACCGATTTCGATCGCTTCGATCCCCAGTCGTTCAACCACCGCGCCGGATGTCTCACCGCCGGCCACCACCAGGCGGCGAATGCCGTGGTCGACTAGGTAGGCACCCAATTCGGCCAACATTGATTCCGCCATCGCCGCAGCGGTTTCGCGAGTCGACGATTGCTGGATCTGCGCAAGTGTTTCTTGGTCCACCGTTGTCGAAATCAAAACCGGCCGACCCGATGTCTGCGCGTCCACCCACCGTTTTGCCGCGCCAAGCACGTCTACGCCGTCACACGCCGAAACGACATCGAGCGTCAGATGCTCATGGTCGCGCGCAAAGTCTTGCACCTGAGCCTGTGTCGCGGTCGAACAGCTACCGGCCAGCACGGCAGCCGGCCCGTCGATGGTCGCATCGGCTGGCGTTCGCACGGTGCCAGCATCGACTCTTGGTGACGAGCGGCGTTTCATCAGTACGTCGGCGATGTGTCCGGCGATCGCCGATCCGCCGGTGACCAACCGATGATGGGCCACGGCGACCGCGATGGCGTGCAGATCGTCATTGTCGATCGCATCAACGATGACCATCGGCGCCGCCGCTGCAAGCGTTGCACCAAAGTCGTTGCCCGCCACCGGTCGACCGACTCGCCC from Rubripirellula tenax encodes the following:
- the rarD gene encoding EamA family transporter RarD, which codes for MNDANISATDLRSYRVGVVFAILAHVCWGFFPLYWRMLRSVSAVELTAHRVVWSFAILTVLTVSVQRLRHLVWRRHPRWTIAIYAAAAVMIAINWLAFLYAVGTDRVLQASLGYYINPLVNVLLGVAVLGERLKRSQIIAVVSAAIGVGVMAVAGSGMPWIALTLALSFGSYALLKKKATLGAFEGLTLETGMLLPIASIYLIATSQSDPSSYTSATWSLLVLGGAVTITPLALFAVAAKRVPLSTIGILQYVGPTLQWIVGAIILGEPISTSQFIGFAFVWAGVIVFIAGDKIGHWAKQMSTAVADRGA
- the otnK gene encoding 3-oxo-tetronate kinase — protein: MNQDVRGPLIGCIADDFTGATDVAGLMRRSGMRVVQCFGIPANASLVAGFDAVVVALKSRSIAADQACHQSCDAARWLASIGTERFFFKYCSTFDSTPDGNIGPVAEALMDHLNVQQTIFCPSFPENRRTVFQGHLFVGDAMLNECGMQHHPLNPMTDANLVRVLAAQTQRAVGRVGRPVAGNDFGATLAAAAPMVIVDAIDNDDLHAIAVAVAHHRLVTGGSAIAGHIADVLMKRRSSPRVDAGTVRTPADATIDGPAAVLAGSCSTATQAQVQDFARDHEHLTLDVVSACDGVDVLGAAKRWVDAQTSGRPVLISTTVDQETLAQIQQSSTRETAAAMAESMLAELGAYLVDHGIRRLVVAGGETSGAVVERLGIEAIEIGDEIAPGVPWTYSQGTPRVALALKSGNFGNATFFRTAIDGIAGPESA